The sequence below is a genomic window from Acipenser ruthenus unplaced genomic scaffold, fAciRut3.2 maternal haplotype, whole genome shotgun sequence.
acTGAGacgcacgcactgagacacacgcacacggagacgcacgcactgagacacacgcacagaaaCGCACGCACTGaacacacgcactgagacacacgcacacacacagagacgcacgctctgagacacacgcacacggaGACGCACGCACTGAGacgcacgcactgagacacacgcacacggagacgcacgcactgagacacacgcacagaaaCGCACGCACTGaacacacgcactgagacacacgcacacacacagagacgcacgcacTGAGacgcacgcactgagacacacgcacacggagacgcacgcactgagacacacgcacagaaaCGCACGCActgaacacacgcacacacacggagacgcactcactgagacacacgcacacacacacacactagcaaCTCAATCAAGAGCCGCTGAAAGAGAAGAACCTCCAGAGACCACCAAGCCCCCCCAGACTGGAGCCCTGACCCTGGAGGaagctggtctagtgcattaacatgaacccactagcgccacctagccccccagactggaacccagacctccagaggaagctgaaaggctgAAATTCACAGTGGCACCCCAGTAATGCCAACAGGTTCTTATTATTGACTTTCTGAGAtattttcctctctctctctgctgtcagAACTGTTAAAGCTTGTGATATAAATCCTACAGCGCTAACCCCACAGCTGAGctgaaagagagagagcgagagaggacaGAGAATGatagagacagaaacacagagagagaatgtcatagcctgagggacaaacagtgaACACATCACActagagagagaagagagggacagagagagagaggacagagaatgatagagacagaaacacagagagaatgtcatagcctgagggacaaacagtgaacacatcacactagagagggaagagagggagagagagagggagagagagagggagggagagagagagagagagagggagagagagggaggggggctcTGATTAATATGTAGGGAGTTGTTTATgtcatgtatgtgctttggcaatacaattattttttattgtgaagccaatttgaattgaaatgTTAGAGACTAAAAGAaacacagagagcgagagagagagagagatttgtcaTGTTATTAAAAGGcagtttgaatttgaatttgggggagggggagggggtgtctGTGCTCCTGGCAGTGCAGACTCACTCGCTCTCTCACCCCGGACAGGCTTTGCCTAAATTTGGAGTTGAAGCTCTGGACTCTTTGGCACtgccctgagagagagaggagagaggagagagagagagatgcattctcaaacacacacacacacacacacacacacacacacacacacaacacacacacagtctgtatCAGCGCTCAATAGAgatacaaacagacacacagagagaggcacacacacacagagagacagacacacacacacagagacagacacagagagagagacacacacacacagacagacacagacacagacacacagagagaggcacacacacacagagagacagacacacacacacagagacagacacacagagagacagacacacacacacagagacagacacacagagagagacacacacacacacacagagagacacacacacacagacagacacagagagagagacacacacacacagacagacacagacacacagagagaggcacacacacacagagagacagacacacacacacagagacagacacacagagagagacacacacacacacacacagagacacacacacacacagacagacacagagagagagacacacacacacagacagacacagacacagacacacagagagagacacacacaaagacagacacacacacacacagacagacagacacagagaggcacacacacacacacacacacagtctgtatCAACACtcaatacacagagagagagagtgagagagagagagagagagagagagagatagatagagagagaatatacaaactgagacacacacacacacacacacacacacacactcgtgaACTTCTCTGTGAAGTTTTAaaacaaggaaaaagaaaaaatcctgCCGTACCGACAGAAATCAGTGACTCGAACTTTTtattcatatataaaaaataaggaaTTATGTACAGGGATAATAAATATTGAACATTTTGTACAGGCAAAATAAGTTACAATACAATGAAATCctctaaaaacaaaataaaggtttgcaaaaaacaaaaagcaacgcGAGCGTGTCGGTGAAGCGCGTGTTTAAAATCGCGTCCCCGTTGACAGCGTCTGTACAACGCAGAGACATCAAAACCTCGGGCTGTGCTTCTCTAGATCGCGTTCCTGAGCTCTGCTCTGTGAAGCGCATTGCAGAGAGCTGGGGGAGGGCTCCTAGAATCTCAAGATGAACCCGGGACACCTCGGAGCGCGTGGCGAACAcagaaacacaataaaacacgagtctcaaaaaaaacatttcttctgCGATCTTGAATTAGAAACCTCTGTAAAAATcctccacaattttttttttttttcaataaacagCTGTCATTTCGACTGACAGTTCCTGACCATCCCAGATCCTTCAGGAAATCGACTGCAAGAACAGCACTGCCCCGCCTCCTGGCACGGAAAACATTCCAAACCGCCACATCCCGGCTTCCTTCCGTGCCTGGAGGAGTCTGGCTTCGATGGATCTCATCCTCGAATCCCCCCCGCTCCGCGTCCTTCCTCGGTTTAGTCACCCTGCAAGACCGCAGTCTTCTGCGTCTTCCACAACCTGAATGACgtgtaaaaaaatgaatacatgagGTGTTTGGAACATatactgcagacagacagacagacagacagacagacagagagagagagagagagagagagagagagagagacagagagagagagagagacagagagagagagagagagagagagagagagacagagagagagacagacagacagagagagagagagacagacagagagacagacagatagacagacagacagagagagagagagacagacagagagacagacagatagacagagagacagacagacaggcagagagagagagagagagagacagagagagagagagagagagagagacagacagacagacaggcaggcagacagagagagagagacagagagagagacagacagagagacagacaggcaggcaggcagagagacagagagagagagagacagacaggcagacaggcaggcaggcagagagacagagacagacagagagagacacagagagaaagagagagagagagcgagagacagacagaggacagacagagagacagagagagagagagacaggcagacagagatacagacagaggacagacagacagagagagagagagagagagagagagagagacagacagacagacagacagacacagacagatagataatGTCTGTGAAACATTTAAGCTAAAGATATCACATAAATTGACGTCCACGGTACAGTAATAAACACAGGACAATAAGAAATCTAATACGattaaatcaaaaataaaaaaaacgaaccCATATCGTGAAGCAGTCAGACTGGACAGGTGAACACAGCAGTGACGCCGTGTCGGACGTGGttgaccggggggggggggggggggggggggtcatcgaTGAGCCAAGAAACCGTAATCCACCAGCAGAGCACCCCCTCCCTCGCAGGGATAGCGAGGCTGGACCCAGCCCTGGACAGGAAGCAGTGCCCATGAAACACACAAGGGGGCGCAGTGGAGCTCCAGCCCCCCGTCTCTTAAAAGGAGTCTCAATATCCTGTCAACATCCATCGCCTCGTGCGGCTGAGTTGAGTTGCTTCGGATCGTATTGCATTGAATCTCGTTTCTCTCTCTTGCTGTGTTTTGGCTTCTGTGATAaaagataacattttttttttttttggttttcgtTATTGCTGGAGCCGCGTTCTTCGTCGAGCTCCCTGAAACCCCGGGCGCGATGCAGGACATCAATTCAATATTTAGATATTTATACACTGTACAGACATGAGCACACATACAATCAAAACACAGAAAGGGGAGCGACGAATGAACCAAACACGTGAAAATGTCCCAACATATACAAAACAAGAATTAAAACAGAACAGTCTCTCTTTTTTTGtcgttttaaaaaaacacttcatttaaaaaaagaaaaaacgtcCCATGTCAGCCCCCCAAACTCCTTTCCGAAACACCCCTCAAAAACTCTCCCAGGCCTCGCGTTTTTGGCTGCTGTTTAAAAACATCTTCTCTCACacggtttgcaaaaaaaaaaaaaacgccttcgCTTCCGTTTCATTAAACAAAACCTAAGTGCAGAAAAAGATGCAGAGGCAGCAGTGGCGTGATCGAGGCGGGCAAGGCGTCTGTGTCCCGCTCccacggagagagagagacagagagagagaggatgacgaggagggagggagagggggcaggAGGGTCTGGGAGGAGCTACACTGAAGACTCCTCTGGGTTGGTGTCGGGCAGCACGCTCCTCTGCTGCAGAGTCTTCCTCagctcctctgtgaagggagcgcTGAATTCCGCCCGCTCCTCCCCTGCGCTGCTCAGGTTCAGCCGGATGTAGCCGTTGCTGCCGGAGCCCCTGATGTTCCCCAGGCTGAGCCGGTTGGGGGAGTGCAGGGCCGCggtgctggggaggggctggcCGGGGATCCCGCTACCCGGGGCTGCGCTGGGACACGGGGCGTGGCCGGGAACTATCTTCAAAGAGCCGTCTGAGTAGTAATAATTCCCGGTGTCCCACAGCTCCGAGTCCGAGCCTTTGCTGCGTACGAAGTGGGTCGGCTCCCGGGGCAGGGTGATGGGGTAGACCAGCGTGCTCTCCAGGGGTTTCATGAGCTCTGAGTCCTTGCCCTGCTTCAGCCTCCTGCGCAAGTAAAGCACGGAGCCCAGCAGCAGAAGGCAGGCCGAGGCCAGCGTGATGACCAGCACCCACACCAGCCCCAAGCTCCCGTCCGGAGCGCGCGCCTCCATGAACACTGGGGCGCTGGCCACCACAGAGACCACGTAGCGCTCCGCCAGGAAACGCTCCCCTCTCTCCTGGGACAGGCAGGTGTAGCGCCCCGCCTCCCCCGCGCCCGCCCCCTCGATGACCAGGGCCCCCAGCCGGGACTCCACCCGGACGCCCCGCCCCGGGACCAGCTTCAGGTCGTTGAAGAGCCACAGGGGCCGCGCCAGGTTGGAGATCAGCTGGCAGGGGAGGACCAGGTCCGAGCCCACCACCACCGTCACGTTCTTCAGCTTGGCTTTGTCTGGAAAGAaaaagatagatttttttttaatgccagagaaatttgactttaccctttttatgaattaattatattggggggaaaaaaaaagatttttggaCACTAAATATTTATCGTGTGCATTGTAAGGGTACACAGTTTCATGCAAGGTGACCTCACATGgggatagataaaaaaaaatcatctatCTAGCTAGCAAACTCTCTAGCTAGCTTGCAAACTCTCTAGCTAGCTAGCAAACTCTCTAGCTAGCTAGCCAGCAAACTCTCTAGCTAGCTAGCCAGCAAACtctctagctagctagctagcaaaCTCTCTAGCTAGCTAGCAAACTCTCTAGCTAGCTAGCCAGCAAACTCTCTAGCTAGCTAGCCAGCAAACTCTCTAGCTAGCTAGCAAACTCTCTAGCTAGCTAGCAAACTCTCTAGCTAGCTAGCCAGCAAACTCTCTAGCTAGCTAGCCAGCAAACTCTCTAGCTAGCTAGCAAACTCTCTAGCTAGCTAGCAAACTTTCTAGCTAGCTAGCAAACTTTCTAGCTAGCTAGCAAACTTTCTAGCTAGCTAGCAAACTCTCTAGCTGGCTAGCAAACTCTCTAGCTGGCTAGCAAACTCTCTAGCTGGCTAGCAAACTCTCTAGCTAGCTAGCAAACACTCTAGCTATCTCTCTGGAAGACTATCAAGCAATGACAGCCTCATAGAAGCCAGATTCCATCTCCccacatataaagcaatggaaaaaaagtaatgtgtgtgtgtgtgtgtgtgtgtgtgtgtgtgtgtgtgtgtgtgtgtgtgtgtgtgtgtgtgtgtgcgtgcgtgtgcgtgcgtgtgtatatataataatagatgggcttcagtgagttactggAAAGTAACTGCACCAGTGTTTATGTGAACTGTCTCAGAAACCCCAGATGGAATCGCTTCCCCTCTGTTATTTTATGACACACGGATGAAGGctgtatttgcatcctgagccattcggtAATAAAAGGCACGAtcccacagtagtgacgtcaacaTGGCGTGTTCCTCTAGATTATACTTCCTGTGActcatatttgactcctgtgcaccctgACGGCTCAGAATGCACTCGAGAACACATTCACAGCACACGCATGACACGCTTAGCACTGCTGTGGagaacacgcacacgcacacgcacacgcacacacacacacacctatacacacacacacctatacacacacacacacacacacacacacacacacacacacacacacacctatacacacacacacacacacctatacacacacagacacacacacctatacacacacagacacacacacacacacacacacctatacacacacacacacacacacctatacacacacagacacacacacacacacacacacctatacacacacacacctatacacacacacacacacacctatacacacacacgcacgcacgcacgcacacacacacacacacacacacacacacacacgactgacacacacacacacacacacacacacacagagacagacacacacacacacacacacacacagactgacagacagacacagactgacagacagacagacagacacacacacacagacagacacacacacagacagacacacacacactgacagacagacagacagacagacagacacacacagactgacacacacacacacagagactgacagacagacacacagactgagagacagacagacagacacacagactgagacagacagacagactgacacacacacacacagagactgacagacagacacacagactgacacacagacacacacacagacagacacacagactgacattAGCAGTGCCTCACCAGAGTTTGTGATGGGACTCTGTTCAAATTTGGCGCGCGCCTGCACCTTGAACCCTTCCTGTAGGATGTCCTGATCGAGGGAGGagaggctgagagagagagagactgcatcAGAATCGACATTAATACTActtcatcattatttatttatcaggcagacgtctttatccaaggcgactcacaggtgttccagggcagcacagggttacaatgcaagcttcatatttaaacacagtgcagtttacagtcagtgcaaactCTGCTCCTCAGTTTTTCACCAGCCCTGTATTAttatgagtcatttagcagacgcttttatctaaagtgacttgcagagactaggggggtgaactctgcatcatcaacaactgctgctgctgctgctgcagagtcacctccaataggagctcgtttgttttacgtctcatccgaaggacggagcacaaggaggttcagtgacttgctcagggtctggAGCAGCAAGCCtccctggtttttttttttttgctgccctACCTGGGGTGCTTGTCTGTTCGGACGCAGCTTCTGCCCTCCCTGTCCCAGGCGCAGTAGGGGTCCCGGGACAGCGTGCAGTCTGCAGAGGAGTGATACTTCCCACAGTCAGCCAGGGGGAGCTGCAGCACCTCGGAACGAGAGCCCACATAGAGCAGCTTCTACAGGGAGAGgggaaggaggggagggggagaggagagaggagagggggaggagaggagaggagaggagaggagaggagaggagagagaggagggagtggagggggagaggggagaagagagggggaggagagacgagagaggaggagggagtggagggagagagaaaagatgagaggggaggagaggagcggacaggagagggggaggagaggagaggagaggacaggagagggggaggagaggacaggagatgggaaagggggagggagtggaggaggagagaggagaaggggagagaggagagagggagaaaggaagggagaggagaagagagggagaaagggagggagaggagaagagagggagaaagggagtggaaggggagagaaggagaaagggagtggagggggagagaggagagacagggttACTGAAGATCGGTGCAGCAGGTTAACAATTCGAAGCGTTCTCATCATGTGGGTCATTCCattgcaggcaggcaggcaggcaggcaggcaggcaggcaggcttaCCTCTTTGTGGGAGATGGAGAGGCTCTCCACTGGCTGAGGCTCCTCAAACAGCTGCAGCTCCTCAATCACATGGACCTCTGAACCCAGACTCACTGCCTTGTACAACCAGCCCTCCGCTGGGGGGGAAGGGGGAGAGTTTAGCCTGGACTACACTGATCACACTAAATACAGAACAGGAACCAACCCATCACTACTGCGTGCTGTACTAACCTCTGATACAGTCCTGTGTGCTGTACTAACCTCTGATACAGTCCTGTGTGCTGTATTAGGCTCTTATACAGTCCTGCGTGCTGTACTAACCTCTGATACAGTCCTGTGTGCTGTATTTGGCTCTGATGCGGTGCAGTGTGCTGTATTAGGCTCCGATACGGTCCTGTGTGCTGTATTAGGCTCTGATACGGTGCTGTATTAGGCTCTGATACGGTGCTGTATTAGGCTCTGATACGGTGCTGTATTAGGCTCTGATACGGTGCTGTATTAGGCTCTGATACGGTGCTGTATTAGGCTCTGATACGGTCCTGTGTGCTGTATTAGGCTCGGATGCGGTCCTGTGTGCTGTATTAGGCTCTGATACGGTGCTGTATTAGGCTCTTATACGGTCCTGTGTGCTGTATTAGGCTCTGATGCGGTGCAGTGTGCTGTATTAGGCTCTGATACGGTGCTGTATTAGGCTCTGATACGGTGCTGTATTAGGCTCTGATACGGTCCTGTGTGCTGTATTAGGCTCTGATACGGTGCTGTATTAGGCTCTGATACGGTCCTGTGTGCTGTATTGGGCTCCGATACGGTCCTGTGTGCTGTATTAGGCTCTGATACGGTGCAGTGTGCTGTATTAGGCTCTGATACGGTGCAGTGTGCTGTATTAGGCTCTGATACGGTGCTGTATTAGGCTCTGATACGGTGCTGTATTAGGCTCTGATACGGTCCTGTGTGCTGTATTAGGCTCTGATACGGTGCTGTATTAGGCTCCGATACAGTCCTGTGTGCTGTATTAGGCTCTGATACGGTCCTGTGTGCTGTATTAGGCTCTGATACGGTGCTGTATTAGGCTCCGATACAGTCCTGTGTGCTGTATTAGGCTCTGATACGGTCCTGTGTGCTGTACTAACCTCTGATACGGTCCTGTGTGCTGTATTAGGCTCTTATACGGTCCTGTGTGCTGTATTAGGCTCTGATACAGTCCTGTGTGCTGTATTAGGCTCTGATACGGTGCTGTATTAGGCTCCGATACGGTGCTGTGTGCTGTATTAGGCTCTGATACGGTGCTGTATTAGGCTCCGATACGGTCCTGTCTGCCCTGGTAAGCTCCAGTACGGCCCGGCGGGGTGTCTCTGCAGCCCTCACCTGTCCCGATGAACAGCACGTCGTAGCGGCGGTGGTCGATGGCGGAGACGCGGTCCACAGCGATCTGCGTGAAGT
It includes:
- the sema4c gene encoding LOW QUALITY PROTEIN: semaphorin-4C (The sequence of the model RefSeq protein was modified relative to this genomic sequence to represent the inferred CDS: inserted 1 base in 1 codon; deleted 2 bases in 2 codons; added 523 bases not found in genome assembly) translates to MGGVCVPLGVALLLGALTGGSWGLDWDPVPRKTVPHNSLKGVRRFSSPGVFNYTTLTLDEDSGFLYVGAREAAFALDMNNVALERKPSIVWDAPADKKTECVLKGKNNQTECFNYIRFLQNFNRTHMYGCGTYAFQPKCAYIDASRFTLERSSMEDGKGKCPYDPAKGHTGLIVDGELYSATLNNFLGTEPVVLRNVGGHYSMKTEYLPSWLNEPDFVGSSFVSESVDSPMGDDDKIYFFFSERAVELDCDSELVVXRVARVCKGDVGGARTLQKKWTSFLKARLLCSLPERQVHFNKLQAVFTLGEDGGWQHTSFYAVFRAQWGDVDVSAVCQYHIDDIKKVFDGPYKEYREPAQKWGRYTNQVPRPRPGACITNWHRESGFNSSLQLPDNTLNFAKKHPLMDDKVSARPLLVKKSINFTQIAVDRVSAIDHRRYDVLFIGTAEGWLYKAVSLGSEVHVIEELQLFEEPQPVESLSISHKEKLLYVGSRSEVLQLPLADCGKYHSSADCTLSRDPYCAWDREGRSCVRTDKHPSLSSLDQDILQEGFKVQARAKFEQSPITNSDKAKLKNVTVVVGSDLVLPCQLISNLARPLWLFNDLKLVPGRGVRVESRLGALVIEGAGAGEAGRYTCLSQERGERFLAERYVVSVVASAPVFMEARAPDGSLGLVWVLVITLASACLLLLGSVLYLRRRLKQGKDSELMKPLESTLVYPITLPREPTHFVRSKGSDSELWDTGNYYYSDGSLKIVPGHAPCPSAAPGSGIPGQPLPSTAALHSPNRLSLGNIRGSGSNGYIRLNLSSAGEERAEFSAPFTEELRKTLQQRSVLPDTNPEESSV